AGATCGCGCAGTTGCTGGCGCCGAACTATTCGGACCTCGCCGACCCACGCCCGATCTTCGACTGGATGCAGATCATCAGGAAGCGGGCCGTGGTCTATGTCGGCCTCGATGCACTGTCGGACGCGGAAGTCGCGGCGGCGGTCGGCAATTCGATGTTCTCCGACCTCGTATCCGTCGCGGGTCACATCTACAAGTTCGGCATCGACGACGGCCTGCCGGGTGCCGCGACGGGCATCAAGGTGCCCATCAACGTCCATGCCGACGAGTTCAACGAACTCATGGGCGACGAGTTCATACCCATGGTCAACAAGGGCGGCGGCGCGGGCGTCCAGGTCACGGCCTACACGCAGACCCTCTCGGACATCGAGGCACGCATCGGCAACCGCGCGAAGGCGGGCCAGGTGGTGGGCAACTTCAACAACCTGTTCATGCTGCGCGTGCGCGAGACCGCCACGGCCGAACTGCTGACGCGGCAACTGCCCAAGGTCGAGGTCTACACGACGACGGTGATGAGCGGCGCCACCGACAGCTCGGACCCGACCGGCAACACCGCCTTCACCTCCAACACGCAGGACCGCATCAGCAGCAACAGCGTGCCGCTGATTGAACCGGCGCACGTGGTCGGGCTGCCCAAGGGCCAGTGCTTTGCACTGATCGAGGGCGGGCACCTCTGGAAGGTGCGCATGCCCTTGCCGGCGCCCGACCCCGACGAGGCCATGCCCAAGGATTTGCAGGAGCTGGCCGGCTACATGCGCCAGCACTACGTCGAGGCCGGCGATTGGTGGGACAACAATGGGCTTCCCGGACTGCAGGACCAAGCACTGCCCGACGACTTGCTCGCCGACTTCAAGCAGATGGCCAGCGCGGATGAAGGGGCCACGGCATGAGCGACCCCGCCGTCGCCGTCCAGCGCCAGCAGGTTCGCCAGCAGGGCCTGATCGCAGGCCTCATCACGCTGCCGTTCCGGCTGTTCGGGGTGTTGGCCGGTTCGCTGGTGCTGTGCATCGCGATCGAGTGCATCGGCATGCACTTCTTCTGGCCCGAGCAGGGCTGGCGCCATGCGCAGGGCATGCTGAACTACGAGCTGTCGCAGGTCTCGGAGCATTTCACGCAAAGCGTGCTGGTGCAGGAGCCGGGGCGCAGCGCCCTCCAGCTCGTCGAGTGGGCCTACCAAGGACTGTTCGTGAAAACGGGCCTGCTGGACTGGATACGCGACGCGGCGGCGCAATCGCGTGCCGGCGCGCGCAGCCAGGCGCAGGACTTCCGCTACTACATCGGTCAGCTCTACGTGCATGTCGAGAGCTACCTGATCGCCTCGGCGTACACAGTGCTGGTGTTCCTCGTGCGGCTGCTGGTGCTGGTCCTGACCTTGCCGCTGTTCCTGATGGCGGCCTTCACCGGCCTGGTGGACGGGCTCGTGCGCCGCGACGTGCGCGGCTTCGGCGCCGGCCGCGAATCGGGCTTCGTCTACCACCGGGCGAGAGCCAGCCTGATGCCGCTGGCGGTGCTGCCCTGGGTCACTTACCTCGCGCTGCCGGTCAGCGTGCATCCGCTGCTGATCCTGCTGCCCAGCGCGGCGCTGCTCGGCGTCGCGGTGTGCATCGCGTCGGCGACGTTCAAGAAGTATCTGTGAAAGCGGTTCAAGATAATCTCCGTCTCACTCTTCATGGCGACTCATCGACACCAAACATCTTTTGACCTTTGACACTGCATCCACCCTACATCTTCGAGGCCATGTGGCCACTCAGACACACGAACGCAAATGGCCTCAGCGGCGCCTGCTGCGTCCCGGCCACGGTAGCTGCCCAGTGAGTTCAGCCAAGCCACCGTCGTCCTCGACGCGTACACCGAAGCGGTTCACTTCGACCTCAGGTAAATCGTCGCTGTCGAACCAGAGCAGCGAGGTCGTGGTGTCAGTACGTGCGTAGTGCCTGGAGAGTTCCCAGAGATCGAGGCCCTTTTCCCAGTTGTCGAACCAGATGTCTTGTGCAACCTCATCTGTGTCGGCAGCACTGCTGCCTGAAGAACGGAGACGGTGAGCCACAGAGCCGACAGGAATGGCAGACCTGGGAGATATCCAAGCCCCAGCCTGTCGCAAACTGGTGGAGCGTGCCGCGTAGCGCACTGCACCGCGCTCCATGGTGACGAAGGCGCAAGGGATGTCGCTGAGGGAGGCGAACCGCGACGCAGCGGCGGGAAATGATGTGCTGAAAAGCGCCGCCATGCCCTGGATCAGCTCCAGCGAAGGTTCTTCCTTGGGCACAAGCGATAGCCATTGCTGATACGGCATCAGCAACTCGGCGGCGAAAGTGTCGCATGCGATTTCGTTCGGATGCCGCTTCGCATAGGACCAGGACGGCACCTCTTCGTGGCTCGATTCCAGCGCAAGGACGATATGCGCAATTTCGTGGCAGATGGTGAAGCGTTGGCGTTCTTCTGTCTCCAGCGAATTCACCGTGATCACGTGCTTGCCATTCGGCTTGGTGATCGTGTAGCCGGACTCCCCCTCACTAAGCTCCTCTTTCTTGACTTTGGCGTTGGCCGCGACCACATAGGGCGTCAGGTCTTCTCGGATGCCGGACACATCAACCTTCGCAACAAAGGCCCGTGCTTTCTGTGTGACATCCGCTTCATCCATATTCAGTCATCCTCGTCCTCGAATGCTCGCTGTATCCGGGCGATCAGTGTCGCGGGATCGGGCCTTGTATTTCCACGATGCCTCACGCCTGCTGCAGCCGAAAAGATGTCGATGCTGATGGAAGGATCGTTCAGCACGAATTCAACAAGGCGGGGATCGGCCTCCGCATGGTCGACAAGCCACATCACCAGCGCAGCATCTCTTTCACCTGGTTTGAGAACCTTCAGCAGCTTCTCGACTAAGTCCACTGACGGATTTGTCTTTTCGCCGGACTCCAGCCGGTGGACATAGGCATGGTCCACCGAAGACAGTTGACCGATTTCGCGCAATGAGAGGGTTCTGCGCTCGCGTAGCGTCTTGAGGGCGACGCCCAGGCCTGTTTGTGACATCCGTTCCGTTCCTTGTGGCTGCGGCGGACAACGGTGTGTGTCCGGTCCGAAGCAGTTGCGTTCTGCGGCACCAATCCCACCATTTGCAGCTTGGCACCAAGTCTGATACATTGTTGTCCAGCCAGACAACAGAAGTGAGTTCTACGACTGCAGCAAGTTGATTTGGCTTGACTCGCCCGTTGTCTGCAAGAGCAACGAATTTTGCTTCAACCGGTGGTCATTGGCAACCCGGCCGGCTGGCCGGGGTCTCGATGGTTCAACTTTAGGAAATTCGCCATGACAGGCAAAAATCAGCATGTAGTTCCTCACCAGGACGGTTGGGCCGTCAAGGGTGCCGGCAATCAACGGGCAACCTCCGTGCACGATACGCAGCAGCAGGCCATTGACGCGGCGCGGGACATCGCACGCAACCAGCAGTCCGAACTGGTCATCCACCGTCCGGACGGTCGCATCCGTGACAAGGACAGCCACGGTAACGACTCCTTCCCGCCGAAGGGCTGAGTGCCATGATGGGCGTGCCCACCTACCATGTGCTCGCCCTGTCTGGGGGCGGCTATCGCGGCTTGTACACAGCGACGGTTCTTGCCGAGCTTGAAGCCGTGCTAGGCCGCCCCATCGCTTCTCACTTCGACCTGATCTGCGGCACCTCTGCAGGCGGGATGCTGGCCTTGGGGCTGGCCGCGGAAATCCCCGCCATTGAACTCAAAGCCTTGTTCGAACGACAGGGCTCCCGCATCTTTGGTTGCCGAAGTCTCGCTCGGCGCCTTCTGGGCTTCTGGTTGACCGCCAAGCACGACTCCGCAGGGTTGCGGGGCGTGCTGACCGAGCGCTTTCAAGACGCCACGATCGGCAACTTGAAGCACCGCGTTCTCGTGCCAGCCGTCAACTACTCGACGGGGCGCGGCCAGTTCTTCAAAACGCCTCACCATCCCTCATTTGAGATGGACCACCGCATGAGGATCGTGGATGTGGCGTTGGCGACCGCCGCTGCGCCCGTTTACTTTCCGCTAGGGACGCTCTGCATAACCCCGGGCAAGTCTGCTACCGCATGAACTGAACAGCTGAGAGCATGCAGGTCATGAAGCAGACGAGTCTGGGCCTGGGGCAGTCGAACAAGCGAACGCGCAGGCGGGCGTTCCTCGAAGAGATGGACGCTGTGGTGCCGTGGTCGGAACTGGTCGAGCTGATCAGCCCCTTCATGCCCGAAGGCCGACGTGGCCGCCCGCCGTTTGCTGTCGAGGTCATGCTGCGGGTTCACTTCATGCAGCAGTGGTTCAACCTGAGCGACCCCGCCATGGAAGAGGCACTGCACGACATGGCGCTGTTCCGCGACTTCGCGGGCCTAGGCGGTTGGGACGAGCGGGTGCCCGACGAGAGCACCATCCTGCGCTTTCGGCGCGTGCTGGAGAAGCACAAGTTGGCGCCCAAGATCCTGCAGGCCATCAACGACTTGCTGCGCAGCAAGGGGCTGATGCTGCGTGCCGGCACGGTGGTGGACGCCACGTTGATTGCCGCGCCCAGCTCGACCAAGAACGCCAGCGGCGAGCGTGATCCCGAGATGAAGCAGAGCAAGAAGGGCCAGCAGTGGTTCTTCGGCATGAAGGCCCACATCGGCGTGGACGCCGAGTCCGGCCTGGTGCACACGGTGCGGGGCACAGCCGGCAGCGTCAGCGACGTGACCGAGGCCAACGCGCTGCTGCACGGTGAAGAGCGCGAGGCGTTTGGTGATGCGGGGTACCAGGGGGCTCACAAACGCCCTGACGCCAAGCCCGATGTGCGCTGGAGTGTCGCCATGCGCCCCGGCAAGCGCCGGGCGCTGGACAAGACGCGCGAGTCGAATCGCTTGATCGATGAACTGGAGCGGCTCAAGGCCAGCATCCGGGCCAAGGTGGAGCATCCGTTTCGGGTGATCAAGCGGCAGTTCGGCCACGTCAAGGTGCGCTACCGGGGGCTGGCGAAGAACACGGCCCAACTGCACACGCTGTTTGCGTTGTCCAACCTGTGGATGGCGCGCCGCAAATTGGGCGGGCTGCAGGCATGAGTGCGCCTGCAAAGCGCGCAAACCATCGCAGCAACGGCCTGCGAGCACTGGAATCGCCCCCAATCTCTCCGCCAAACGCATCCGCGAGACGGCGGCGTCCTTTCAATTCAAGCGGCGCACGGACTCTGGCGCTTTGTGCAGACCTTCCCTAGCGCGCAACGATCGTGGCGTCTTTGCGGATGGAGGACTGGTCGGCAATGCGCCAGGACTGTTCGGGCTGCACGAAGTCAATACGTTCCTCGCGCCGAAACAGAATGCACTGGTCCGGGTGCTGTCCATCGGCACGATGACGATCGGTGCAACCGTCCGTGGCGGCGCCAGCCTCGACCGCGGATTCGGCAAGTGGCGCGGAGGGCTGTTCGATCTGGTGATCTCTGCCCAGGAGTCGTCGGTGGACTACATGCTGCGCCAGTCGTTGGGTAGCAACTACTTCCAGATCGACGACAAGGCCACGCCCGATCAAAGCAAGGACGTAAAGGCGCTGGACCGGGTTTCCATCGGCGCCACGAATACGCTGAAGGACCGCGGCAATCATGCAGCGCAGCGCGCGCTTGGCGACCCTCTTTTCCAACCGTTTCGAGCGCACCAGGCCGGCGCACCCACCTTCTATCACGGCCCCAACAAGAATGTGCCGGAGGCCGAATGCTGAACCTGAGCCCGCTTTTCTTTACCACCGTCGATGACGAATCCTGCATGCATGACGAGCTGGATCTGTCGCCCGAGCAACGAGCCTGGATCGCCAGCGCCCGAAATGATGTCAGGAACTGCCTTCGCACCGGAATTCCGCGCGTGCTGCGCGAACGCGGGTACACGGACGACGTGCCGCAGCCACGCTTCTTCACGCAAGGATCGTGGGCGTACAAGACCTTGAACGGCCCGGCACAACGGCCCCAGCAGGCGGATGTCGATGATGGTTGCTATCTGCCGTTGAGTTTTGTCTCGCAGACGAAGCGTCCCAGCAGGGCCACAACGGTGTTCTTTGCAGCTGCTGAAGAAGCCTTGAGGCTGTTGGTCGAGGAGAAGCACTGGAAGCTTGTCACCGACAAGCCGACATGCATCCGGATTGTCATTGCGGCCTATGCCCACATCGACATTCCGTTGTACGCCATCCCCGACGAAGAATTCGTCACGCTCGCGAAAGCCTCGATGGAGCGATACGGCTATGACTCGCTGACGGAGGCGGTGAACATGGCAGAGCGGGATGCCTGGACGGCATTGCCCGCTGATAAAGTGCTCCTGGCTCACCGCGAGTGCAACTGGATGCCCTCCGACCCCAGGCCTGTGAAGGAATGGTTTTTGGGCGAGGTGGAGGCCAAGGGCGAACAGTTCCGCCGCGTGATTCGCTACTTGAAGGCGTTTCGCGATTGGCGGTGGTCGAGCGGTGGACCGGCTTCGATTCTGTTGATGGCCGCTGCGGCTCCGCTATTCGAGAAGCGGGATCGGCGCGACGACCTGGCGTTGCTGGATGTCGTCGCGGCATTGCCGGCCCGGCTGCGCGCGGGGGTGAACAACCCCGTTGATGAGTCGGAGTCGCTTACTGCACGCCTTGGTAAAGAGGGCGTCGAAGAGGCTGCGAAAGCGTTCGAAGCATTCGAAAAAGTGCTGCGCGGAGCCACCAACGCCGGCAGCCCTTCACAGGCCTGCGTCTGGATGCAAGGCGAATTCGGTCCGCGTTTTCCGAACGAGCCGGACCGGGTCAAGGTGGTATCCGTTGTCGCCACCATTGCCGCAGCGCCGGCTACGGCTGGTCCGAGCGAATTGGTCGGGCGCACGAAGGCCGGATGAGCAGCGTCGCCGTGGTCTCCGATGTGGTCGAAGCCTTCAGGCTGCAAGGCTTCGAGTTTGTCGGCAAGACGGACGACGGCTGGTTCAAGCTGAGGGGGCCGTTGATCCCGTGCGGCGCGGACGATGGCATTCCATGTGAGGTTCAGCTCGACCCTACCTTCTTCGACCTGCCTCGCATTCGGCTGCTCGAAATTCCGCCTGAACTGCCCAATGCAGTTCCTCATCTTGGCGCGGAGGGCGGCCTTTGCTATCTGGCCAAGGGAACTGTCGTGCTGGACATCTACGATCCTGTAGGGCAGTCCTTGGCGTGCCTGCAACGGGCGGCAGCGGTGCTCGGGCAGATCTTGAAGGGCGAGATGATCGAAGATCTCGCCGAAGAGTTCTTTGCCTACTGGAACGGCTGGCTTTGTTTTGTGGACATGCAAGGCGAAGATCTGGGGCGACAAAACTGTATCGTTGCGCAAGCCAATGGGAATCCACTCTGGTTCATCACCGACAACGAAGATCGAACAACAAGAAAGTTGCATTCACTCGGCTACCAGGTCACTGATAAAACGGTGCTGACATACCGGGTCAAGACCACCGCGCAACCCCGCCCACTAACCAGCCACTGGCCCCCCGAAACGGTGGGGGACGTCTTGGCTTGGCAAAGCACCCTGGACCCACGGTGTCGGCGCAAGATTCACGAACGAATCAAGGAAGGGCAAAGCAAAAAAGCAAATGGCGTCCTGATCATCATCGAATCGCCACTGATGACCTACGGCTTTGCCGTGCTCTTTGACCACCAAGTGAGTCAAAAGACCAAGCTTGCTGATCGCAGGGATTCGAGTTTTGGGCTGAAGGTAATGCCCGTCTCAGTGATCAGGATCGATGACCGGTATCTGGCCCAGCGCAACATCCCCAAGTCGAAAACGTTGGCGGGGAAACGAATCGCACTTGTGGGTTGCGGCACGATCGGCGGATACCTCTCGGACATGCTGGTCAAGGCCGGGGCAGGATCATGCGGAGGGAAACTCACGCTGGTGGATTTTGATGGCCTCCTTCCACAGAACATCGGACGGCATCGGCTCGGCTTCCCGGACCTGTTGTCGAACAAGGCTGAGGCGATGGCGAAGGAACTCAAGCGCTTGTCGCCAGGCGTCGAGGTTCATGCGCTCCCCGTGGACGTGAGACAGGCCCAACTGGGAAAGCTGGACCTACTCATCGATGCCACCGGCGAAGAATCCCTCGGGCATTGGCTGTGCGGCCGCTACAGGGCTCCCACGCCCATGCTTTCTGTTTGGATCGAAGGGCCGGGAACGGCTGTGCGTGCGCTCCTGAGAACGAACGCATCGGGTGCGTGCTACCGATGCCTATGGCAGAGCCACAGAAGAGGCGAACTTCGCTCGACCATTGATGCTCTGCCTAACATCTTGGCAGGCCACGGGTGCGAGGGCTTGTATGTGCCATTTCCGGCTTCGGTGTCGGTGCAGGCAGCCAGCTTGGGTGCTGAGATGGCCCTTGATTGGGTCAAGGGCGTCCACTCTCCTGCATTGCGGACCCGGCTGATCGACCAGACCCATCATCTGGCCACGCCTGACTGCGATCCTCTGCGAGATCATGATTGCCCTCTATGCAATTCCTAGGGTCCTGGGCAACTGGCGACAAGAGCAGGTTGCTGCATTTTTCGACCCAGACGCTGGAGACAT
The Achromobacter sp. AONIH1 DNA segment above includes these coding regions:
- a CDS encoding TIGR03747 family integrating conjugative element membrane protein, whose product is MSDPAVAVQRQQVRQQGLIAGLITLPFRLFGVLAGSLVLCIAIECIGMHFFWPEQGWRHAQGMLNYELSQVSEHFTQSVLVQEPGRSALQLVEWAYQGLFVKTGLLDWIRDAAAQSRAGARSQAQDFRYYIGQLYVHVESYLIASAYTVLVFLVRLLVLVLTLPLFLMAAFTGLVDGLVRRDVRGFGAGRESGFVYHRARASLMPLAVLPWVTYLALPVSVHPLLILLPSAALLGVAVCIASATFKKYL
- a CDS encoding ImmA/IrrE family metallo-endopeptidase; the protein is MDEADVTQKARAFVAKVDVSGIREDLTPYVVAANAKVKKEELSEGESGYTITKPNGKHVITVNSLETEERQRFTICHEIAHIVLALESSHEEVPSWSYAKRHPNEIACDTFAAELLMPYQQWLSLVPKEEPSLELIQGMAALFSTSFPAAASRFASLSDIPCAFVTMERGAVRYAARSTSLRQAGAWISPRSAIPVGSVAHRLRSSGSSAADTDEVAQDIWFDNWEKGLDLWELSRHYARTDTTTSLLWFDSDDLPEVEVNRFGVRVEDDGGLAELTGQLPWPGRSRRR
- a CDS encoding helix-turn-helix transcriptional regulator → MSQTGLGVALKTLRERRTLSLREIGQLSSVDHAYVHRLESGEKTNPSVDLVEKLLKVLKPGERDAALVMWLVDHAEADPRLVEFVLNDPSISIDIFSAAAGVRHRGNTRPDPATLIARIQRAFEDEDD
- a CDS encoding DUF2188 domain-containing protein, translating into MTGKNQHVVPHQDGWAVKGAGNQRATSVHDTQQQAIDAARDIARNQQSELVIHRPDGRIRDKDSHGNDSFPPKG
- a CDS encoding IS5 family transposase is translated as MKQTSLGLGQSNKRTRRRAFLEEMDAVVPWSELVELISPFMPEGRRGRPPFAVEVMLRVHFMQQWFNLSDPAMEEALHDMALFRDFAGLGGWDERVPDESTILRFRRVLEKHKLAPKILQAINDLLRSKGLMLRAGTVVDATLIAAPSSTKNASGERDPEMKQSKKGQQWFFGMKAHIGVDAESGLVHTVRGTAGSVSDVTEANALLHGEEREAFGDAGYQGAHKRPDAKPDVRWSVAMRPGKRRALDKTRESNRLIDELERLKASIRAKVEHPFRVIKRQFGHVKVRYRGLAKNTAQLHTLFALSNLWMARRKLGGLQA
- a CDS encoding cyclic GMP-AMP synthase DncV-like nucleotidyltransferase, which gives rise to MLNLSPLFFTTVDDESCMHDELDLSPEQRAWIASARNDVRNCLRTGIPRVLRERGYTDDVPQPRFFTQGSWAYKTLNGPAQRPQQADVDDGCYLPLSFVSQTKRPSRATTVFFAAAEEALRLLVEEKHWKLVTDKPTCIRIVIAAYAHIDIPLYAIPDEEFVTLAKASMERYGYDSLTEAVNMAERDAWTALPADKVLLAHRECNWMPSDPRPVKEWFLGEVEAKGEQFRRVIRYLKAFRDWRWSSGGPASILLMAAAAPLFEKRDRRDDLALLDVVAALPARLRAGVNNPVDESESLTARLGKEGVEEAAKAFEAFEKVLRGATNAGSPSQACVWMQGEFGPRFPNEPDRVKVVSVVATIAAAPATAGPSELVGRTKAG
- a CDS encoding ThiF family adenylyltransferase — its product is MSSVAVVSDVVEAFRLQGFEFVGKTDDGWFKLRGPLIPCGADDGIPCEVQLDPTFFDLPRIRLLEIPPELPNAVPHLGAEGGLCYLAKGTVVLDIYDPVGQSLACLQRAAAVLGQILKGEMIEDLAEEFFAYWNGWLCFVDMQGEDLGRQNCIVAQANGNPLWFITDNEDRTTRKLHSLGYQVTDKTVLTYRVKTTAQPRPLTSHWPPETVGDVLAWQSTLDPRCRRKIHERIKEGQSKKANGVLIIIESPLMTYGFAVLFDHQVSQKTKLADRRDSSFGLKVMPVSVIRIDDRYLAQRNIPKSKTLAGKRIALVGCGTIGGYLSDMLVKAGAGSCGGKLTLVDFDGLLPQNIGRHRLGFPDLLSNKAEAMAKELKRLSPGVEVHALPVDVRQAQLGKLDLLIDATGEESLGHWLCGRYRAPTPMLSVWIEGPGTAVRALLRTNASGACYRCLWQSHRRGELRSTIDALPNILAGHGCEGLYVPFPASVSVQAASLGAEMALDWVKGVHSPALRTRLIDQTHHLATPDCDPLRDHDCPLCNS